The segment TTGctaaaagtatttttgcaaaactgctggtatatagtgctccagatttgTCATTTTGAtagtacaagtaaattggaaactatttcaaaattgtatgctctgtcttttcTTAAATTAGTTCATGGAGATGTCCAATTATGTTTGTAAGTATTTGGAAATTcataaatgttaattataaaattatgcaAAGTGATATGAAATTGCTAGTTGTGCTTGTGTCATGGAATTGAGGTTTAGTGGGggaaaaacacttttatttaaacAAGTCAGGCATCAATATTGGATAAATTAGCTTAAATATTTCCTTAtatttatcacacacacatatttcttTTGTATTGTATCAGTACCAGAGTAAGCAcagaaacagctttttttttttttaaactttattaaaacaGCTTTATAGCACTGCGGTGCCCTTGGTGTCATGGCGTCCCAGGGAGGATGTATAAATAGCAAGGTGGCTAGATTACTTAGTCGCCGTAACGGCAAGCCCGTGCTGAAGCCTAACAAGCCGTTGGTGCTGGCGAATACTGTGGCCAACCGCAAGCCCAAGCTCGGAGAGGCTAGCTGTGTTACAAAAATGTCCTTAATGATGGCCTGTTGGAAGCAGAATACCTTTATTGATGCATCATGTACCAAAGAGATTCAAactttctttgactgtgttgcaaAAGCACAGGCTGATAAAAAGGCTGGACTGCACCGAGAAATACAAGCTGGACGTCTGCCACCAAAGCTAGTAAACCAGTTACTGAGACGATTCCCAACTATTGACCATGAAATCTAGAAGGGCATCTTCTGTTTCATGTGACTGTTCTTGCTACATTGTAGGGGAAATACTGTGGTCCTCTTGCAGACACTGAATAGCTGAAGTTATCAGGCCCATGTGCACTAATTATGGCCAGTTGCAGGATTtgatggccttttgtaggacagaTTGGGCTATCTAGGACATCTGGTCAGATGGTCGCATACCCGTTGTACGTTTTTTGGATGTCTTATTCCAATCAAAGACAGTCATAGAGCCGTTATATAAATCATTCTATGTGTTTGTTTTTCTATTCAGTAaaccatctttatttttatttttctgaaggTTGTCATAGTTTATATCAAACTAACAACTTATTAAAGTCTTTGTATGATAGTGAAACATCTAATTGGGGATTTCTATTCTCTGATGATATACTATTGTATTCTATTGTGATTGTGACCTGTTGTTTTTCCAGGCAATCCTAAACATCTGGTCTGTTAGTGATGCTTGAGGACTGGAGATTGTGTCATTATGATATAATTGATTGGATTTTGGAGACAGTTTTGATCTCCTTTTCAAAGCTGTGAAAAGTTACCTGACCCTGTTACAATGATATATTGATATGGGCTGACATCATTAATTTAGCAATAGTTAGATATGTTTATCTCAAAGTTCTTCTATTTTAAACATTGCCTAATGTATTGCTGAGTTTAAAAATACGTACAATACTACAGTATGATGTACAAAGTTCTGCTTAATAACAAGTTAAGCGATGACAACATTTAgagagaaacacaaatttttttttcatgatatccGTGCTGCCTTCTAGTCAGCCAGCTTGTACAGCTCTCCGAGATTATGCCAGTCAGCATGCTCGTACAGCTCTCCGAGATACGACAGTCAGCAAGCTTGTACAGCTCTGAGATGCGCCTGCCAGTCAGCAAGCTCGTACAGCTCTCCGAGATATGCCAGTCAGCAAGCTTGTACAGCTCTCTGAGATGAGCCTGCCAGTCAGCCAGCTTGTACAGCTCTCCGAGATTATGCCAGTCAGCATGCTCGTACAGCTCTCCGAGATACGACAGTCAGCAAGCTTGTACAGCTCTGAGATGCGCCTGCCAGTCAGCAAGCTCATACAGCTCTCCGAGATATGCCAGTCAGCAAGCTTGTACAGCTCTCTGAGATGAGCCTGCCAGTCAGCCAGCTTGTACAGCTCTCCGAGATTATGCCAGTCAGCATGCTCGTACAGCTCTCCGAGATACGACAGTCAGCAAGCTTGTACAGCTCTGAGATGCGCCTGCCAGTCAGCAAGCTCGTACAGCTCTCCGAGATATGCCAGCCAGTCAGCAAGCTTGTACAGCTCTCTGAGATGAGCCTGCCAGTCAGCAAGCTTGTATAGCTCTTCCAAATGCTCCTGCCAGCCAGTCAGCTCTTACAGCTCTGCGAGATACGTTAGCCAGTCAGCAAGCTCGTACAGCTCTTCCAAATGCGCCTGCTAGTCTGACAGCTCTTCGAGATACGTCAGCAAGCACGTACAGCTCTTCCAAATGTGACAGTCACAGCTCTCTGAGGTACGTCAGCAAGCTCGTACAGCTCTCTGAGATGCGCCTGCCAGTCAGCAAGCTCATACAGCTCTCCGAGATATGCCAGTCAGCAAGCTTGTACAGCTCTCTGAGATGAGCCTGCCAGTCAGCCAGCTTGTACAGCTCTCCGAGATTATGCCAGTCAGCATGCTCGTACAGCTCTCCGAGATACGACAGTCAGCAAGCTTGTACAGCTCTGAGATGCGCCTGCCAGTCAGCAAGCTCGTACAGCTCTCCGAGATATGCCAGCCAGTCAGCAAGCTTGTACAGCTCTCTGAGATGAGCCTGCCAGTCAGCAAGCTTGTATAGCTCTTCCAAATGCTCCTGCCAGCCAGTCAGCTCTTACAGCTCTGCGAGATACGTTAGCCAGTCAGCAAGCTCGTACAGCTCTTCCAAATGCGCCTGCTAGCCTGACAGCTCTTCGAGATACGTCAGCAAGCACGTACAGCTCTTCCAAATGCGACAGTCACAGCTCTCTGAGGTACGTCAGCAAGCTCGTACAGCTCTCTGAGATGCGCCAGTCAGACAGCTCTTATAGCTCTGCGATATACGCCAGTCAGCAAGCTCATACAGCTTTCCGAGATACGCCAGTCGGCAAGCTCACACAGATCTCCGATGATACGTCAGCAAGCTTGTACAGCTCTCTGAGATGCGCCTGACAGTCAGGAAGCACTTACAGCTCTGTGAGATACGTCAGCCAGTCAGCAAGCTTGTACAGCTCTCTGAGATGTGCCAGACAGCTCTTACAGCTTTGCAAGATAAGTCAGCAAGCTCATACAGCTCTCCGATATACGTCAGCCAGTCAGCAAGCTTGTACAGCTCTGCGAGATACGTCAGCAAGCTCATACAGCTCTCCGATATACGTCAGCCAGTTAGCAAGCTTGTACAGCTCTCCTAGATACATCAGCAAGCTTGTACAGCTCTGAGATGCGCCAGCCAGTCAGACAGCTCTTACAGCTCTGCGAGATACGTCAGCAAGCTCATACAGCTCTCTGAGATGCGCCTGACAGTCAGCAAGCTTGTACAGCTCTTCCAAATGCACCAGACATCTCTTACAGCTCTGTGAGATACGTCAGCCAGTCAGCAAGCTCATACAGCTGTATAAGTTGTGACACAGAAATAAGTTAAATATTAAGGTAGCACTTCTGCATCCACCAGGCATTGTTGTATTAGCATCTGTTAGAATCCTGTTCAATGCATCAACCACAAGTATGTCTAATATGATATCGTTGTTCAGGAGTATAAAATGTAATGTAGTAGTAATGTACAGTTGTATCCTTTGTCAGGATCCGAATGCGGAGGTCGGCAGCAGCTCGTGTCCTTGGTGTGTTTTCGTGGGCGGATTGATTCTTGTAGAAGATCCCCACTCTAAAGATCTGTGTTTGTGGGGATCTTTTGCAGGAATTAGTCTGGCTGTGGGGGTGCCTCAGGGACGGGAGCTGTTGCTTGCTTTTGCATTTTCTATCCTCACGGGGGTTCTGAATGTACATCCCTATAATGTAGTCTCTTAAACCAATTGATAAACAGATCTCCCTTGCAGAGATTCCTCCCTGTTTAAATCTGGTGGCTTCAATCACATGACATTTTTCCTACTTTTTAATTATCACAAATGTAACTAGACATGACTATGGTCGAATCACTGTACCCCTGAGTCCTTTACAGCTTCCAAGGCGTGTTTGGTCTTTACTGATGTAAATTTAAGTCGTTTGTTCCCTAAGCCGTGGGCATTAGCACAGGCTGCATGAAAATTATTTCTACTAGAATTTTTAGATAcatttgattgatctacacatctGATCATATTTTCAATGTGTTACTTTTGAAGAAACCGCTCCCGTTGTTACATCAGCCAACAAACTTGGtctaatgtttttaatatacaaAGCTTTAGAGATATTAACCAATGGGAGACTGTTACACAAGTATCTGATTTATAACTGTCTCAAACAGGCTCCTGCAGAAGACATAAGGGAAGAGGTCTTTAAATTTAGGAAAATGTCAAGTCCCAACCCTCTTAATtgagactaaaactttacaatttatgtATGCAATATTTAGACAAGTAATTTAagtaaaaatacatctgcatattttcagaatatttgctttgaataaatcattaaagtgttctccacagaaacttTTTTccagctgggtgacattatgaaataGCTGGTGCGGGCACTGTAATACTATAACATTATCTGCTATTTAAAGCactaattgtataatttaacaaatgtatttaatgataatttgtgcaataaacaaaaaaaaaatgttaaaaaaaaaaacagctttatagCTGCTCATCCACACTAGAGGCTCAGCGTACAGccatttaatgtctttttaaagcaAACCCTCTATGTGGGGGTCTGTTCTCCAGATCATTTCAAGCACAAGCATTTTCACTCTATAAAATGAAGGTCAAAGATAAAATCATCATCATATTCTTCAGTGTCATCACATATCCTCAGAAATCAGCAACAAGTTTACTTTTTGTCTGTCACTTCCTTAAGTGTCGTCTGTAACAACCTGAGGTGAAGGACTGAAAGACTGATGAAACAGCCATCTATGTAAATGTCAAGAAACGCGTTGACTTTTTTTTATTGCTGttagtttcttttttaaaaaatttatattttttttattactacaccTGTAACACATGGATGATGTTTCTGTCCTTGGAAGATTATTATTTTTGAGGTGAAGAAAAGTTTCAGACCCTTTGTTTGTATCTTTACAAGTGTATCTGGCATGGTTTGCCTGAACCTTTAAAGTAGTAGCACTGGTGATGAGAAAGAAAGTCATGAAGAATTTGTGAATTATACAAGACATTTTTACCTTTTGGAGGTTTCTCATTTTGAGAGGATGCAACGTTCCAGATAGGGTTGCCAACTGTccctaaaaatactggacaatctataGGTGACTCAGCACAATGGTAGGGGGTGTCACACAATGCCCCCCCCTAAAAACTTTACCTACGCCACCACTATTGATCTCATGATGTATGTTTTTAAAAATGGAGCAGTAATTTtatcccttggctgccagtaacatacaaattaatcATTTAcctctggctgccagtaacatagggctactcacttctttctgctccatatgtgTAATCCTTATAGACATAGGATtccttttatatttagctaacagtaagaaactttaaaaaaactggacatttaattgtcctgtaaaatcttcacaaaaatattggacagctttctaaaatactggactgtccagttaaatactggacacctggcagcaTATGTTCCAAACCTAATAcaggactgtccagttgaatactggacacctggcagcaTATGTTCCAAACCTAATAatggactgtccagttaaatactggacacctgacagCATATGTTCCAAACctaatactggactgtccagttgaatactggacacctggcagcaTATGTTCCAAACctaatactggactgtccagttgaatactggacacctgacagCATATGTTCCTTGGTATCAGCCTAGTTGGGAAGCTAAAAGTGCTCAATACATTTGTGCTTTTACTCCTTTCATTCGTGAGGTGGGATTTTTCTACAGACTGTATTGCACTTTGAGCAGCCTTTATCTACAGTATTTATATCTTATCTATGTTATATCTGCTATTTATCTCCATTCTAAAACAAATTATGTTGGTGAAATTAACCAGATTTATCATTATTTAGATGACAATGTCCTGTGACTTTTTGTGAGATCATCAGATATACATATTAGTGCATACTGGGAAATATATTTCAAAGTTGACAGGTCTGTTTTAAAAGGACATTGCAAATGAGAGCTTAACTAACAATAGAAACAATGCAGGTATACAGCAAAAACAGTGTAgtttaacttttaaaatgtattaacccctttgtgACGGCGGAAGTACCTTGTATGTCATATTATTATCCCCTTTGTGGgatgcagaaatagcacagtctTGTCACTGCCACCGTGGCCCCTGCTAAAGCATTATGGACAGCCATTGTAAAGGGTTAACATTATGAACATACAAGAATACAAACATAAACAGGTGGCAGGCCTGTTTCTGTAGaacaaaatattctgatatatcaaAATGTAAGATAGGTGGCGCTCTAATCACTCGTGTAAGTATATACTCATAAACTAAAGCCCTTCTTTTATACTTGTTTCATATCCCTTGCTTTACCCTTTCCTCTCTTATACGCTATCTCATTCACTTGTTCCTTTTCCTAATTTACTCATTTTATGTGCATCCAAATCATGCTGTATTCATAGTATATGAGCATACTAgaattcaattaaagggataggaaagtccaaattaaacttgcatgatccagatagagcaattaagacacttttaaattcacttctattttcaaatgtgcttcattctcttggtatcccttgttgaaacagaatacacacataacctacactagtgggagccagctgctgattggtgcctgcacacatttgtctcatgtgattggctaactagatgttttcagctagcttctaatgttccttcagcaaaggataacaagggcatgaagccaatttgataacagaagtaaattggaaagttgattaatattgttGTTCtaaccgaatcatgaaagaaatactgctctttcatatgcatgtattgggtacttgtaaagcgtgtctaatcacccgtaagggactcaagacACTGCTTAtttaatcgacctcggaaggatgaaaggccgaatggacctcgccgggaattgaacctgcaaccctcaggttgctacagagctcaaccacagtgcattagcatgctgggCTATCTGTCcgactttaataaaagaaaagtttaagctaataccaagataccatacaaataaggaagcaccacaatactctactgtctgaagacagcaagaagggcaccaagaacctttgaaaggaTTCATTAcagctgtcactaaaccaaatggaaaagcgacaaattggtaaaggtCAAAAGAAaaactcagaatccacaagtggtctgaatgaaataaaatatgaggataaacatcctgaaaaatggagtggacatgaaatgaccttaacaaaaaggcataatagttctTATAATCGCCatcttaaaagttgagactctaacaaaacaatataaaagtcttcagatccaagaatggactgaacaaacctttcttcttagggacaaagagtagaattgaatagaaacccaaatcctgttcctgcaaaaagaactggcataatcactcctgaaaaaaattcagagtgtactgagaaagaaagattcttcccataggaggtctcattctaaaaatcttttcaaaccctaagaataatatagaatttggactgagttcatccaaaaacaatttaatctgccccccccccaccaccaccaccagaaggactggtttgagaactgctccttcatgcagtctaataactagtaattatatagcgtttttctccaagaaggatacaaaaaacgcttcttcagtgcttacactcggagttaaccaaattagcagctgataaaaacagtagttattattacccaaataaatggtacacaataaattgacctcaaaggtcAAAAAGCTGTATTAGCCCTGCCGGAataaatctatgacccttggatctagaacaagcgtttgtattcaggacattcaccaactgatctacatcaccggactaaaagtagggcagaaaaaaactctaaacctccagaaatagtggagataatagaaatcaaacaaattattatcctaacaagagagagataataaaacatatttgaaatcataatagatatagaaaacataattaaatgaatacatctaaagtaaataaacagagtgatatacttaagaatctgaaactgcttatgcttaCTGTTCagcaaaggttgagagaacagaaATGTCatccacagataaagctgagctaaaaatataaacagtacgtgaatatgctctactaaggttatattcaaattctaaagaatcctgaaaacaagtaccaatttccatagaaatagtagtacagtcccaagagagaatcagaataaccattctctagaatataatacagatagtatattgaatagggaaaaaacctcaaaagcaaaaatgttaaaatccagatttgaaaaggattattaacatacagctagattacgagttttgagagctatagggattttaacgactgccacaaaagcggcgttatttcacctccttatagcgctgctattacaagtttacaaaaagcaggcttgtgcgggcgatatggtggcattgagctccttaccgcaccgaaatcaagcgctgctttgacgtgctcgtgcacgattttcccatcggcaaaaaaaagcctaaaacctgcgatcgcagaatgaaaagctccataatgcagccctattgatgtatATGGAGAAAAGAAAAAGCAACGTTAAAACCTAAaaacctgacataaaccccacgtctaaacacccctaatctgctgcccctaacatcgccgccacctacacacagttattaacccctaatctgctgcccctaacatcgccgccacctacatacggttattaacccctaatctgctgcccctaacatcgctgccacctacattagttattaacccctaatctgctgcccctaacatcgccgccacttacgttatagttattaacctctaatctgctgcccctaacatcgccgccacttacattacatttattaacccctaatctgctgcccctaacatcgccgccacttacattacatttattaacccctaatctgctgccctcaatgtcgccgccactatactaaagttattaacccctaaacctaaccctaaccttaacgttaccctaaccctaagcataaccctaacgtaaccctaagcctaagtctaaccctaacaccccctaacttaaatataattaaaataaatcttaataaaccttacaattattatctaaataattcctatttaaaactaaatacatacttacctgtaaaaaaaaactaagctagctacaaaataactaatagttatattgtagctatcttaggttttatttttatttcacaggtaagtttgtatttagtttaactaggtagactagttagtaaatagttattaaagggacactgaacccaatttttttcttttgtgattcagatagagcatgaaattttaagcaactttctaatttactcctattatcaaattttcttcattctcttggtaactttatttgaaatgcaagaatgtaagtttagatgccggcccatttttggtgaacatcatccaccaataaaaaagtgctgtccagagttctgccCCAAAAaaacgtagatgccttctttttcaaataaagatagcaagagaacgaagaaaaaatgataataggagtaaattagaaagttgcttaaaattgcatgctctttctgaatcacgaaagaaaaaaatttgggttcagtgtgcctttaactatttactagctacctagttaaaataaatacaaatttacctgtgaaataaaacctaacctgccttacactaaaacctaacattacaataaaattaaataaattaaattaataaaatgcaatttactaacttacaaaaaaataaacactaaactacaaaaaaataaaaaacgaaattatcaaaaataaaaacgaattactcctaatataatagccctatcaaaataaccccccccaaaataaaaaaaaccctagcctacactaaactgccaatgacccttaaaagggccttttgcgggcattgccccaaagataccagatcttttacattgcaataaaaaaatacaaacaaccccctacagtaaaacccactacccacccatccaaaccccccaaataaaaacctatctaaataaacctaagctaaacattgccctg is part of the Bombina bombina isolate aBomBom1 chromosome 6, aBomBom1.pri, whole genome shotgun sequence genome and harbors:
- the LOC128663708 gene encoding coiled-coil-helix-coiled-coil-helix domain-containing protein 1-like, with amino-acid sequence MASQGGCINSKVARLLSRRNGKPVLKPNKPLVLANTVANRKPKLGEASCVTKMSLMMACWKQNTFIDASCTKEIQTFFDCVAKAQADKKAGLHREIQAGRLPPKLVNQLLRRFPTIDHEI